From Selenomonas sp. AB3002, one genomic window encodes:
- a CDS encoding LPP20 family lipoprotein — translation MKKFRHIFGMMSMMALMLVMLTASAFAATNWDSAVVTAEGTGVAPANAYNSVQARMLARRAAIVDAYRQLAEQIKGVNVDADTTVENMMVTSDVVRTHVSALVQGARIVEEKTLSEGGYSVTLQVPMFGVSNSLASAVIERPQTKAAFPDVVGGVEPSVPRPATDYGYPSLPSTTVHSTQPVYGKGSSASAAPSGRAIGGYTGLIVDCRGLGLKPVMSPVIKNAEGTPIYGYKNLDYDKVISNGMAGYTTDIARASRAGSNPLVVRAVSLDNHNGNPVLSVADANRVLIENGATGFLDTASVVFLR, via the coding sequence ATGAAGAAGTTCAGGCATATCTTTGGCATGATGAGTATGATGGCGCTGATGCTGGTGATGTTGACAGCTTCGGCTTTTGCTGCAACTAACTGGGATAGTGCTGTAGTGACGGCAGAGGGGACTGGCGTAGCTCCTGCCAATGCCTACAACTCTGTACAAGCCCGCATGCTGGCCCGCAGGGCAGCTATCGTGGATGCTTATCGTCAATTGGCTGAGCAAATCAAAGGTGTCAATGTAGATGCTGATACCACGGTGGAAAACATGATGGTCACCAGCGATGTGGTACGCACTCATGTAAGTGCCCTGGTGCAAGGCGCCCGCATAGTGGAGGAAAAGACCCTGTCTGAAGGCGGCTACAGCGTTACCCTGCAGGTGCCTATGTTTGGCGTTTCCAACTCGCTGGCTAGCGCAGTGATCGAGCGTCCTCAGACGAAGGCGGCCTTCCCCGATGTGGTGGGGGGGGTAGAGCCTTCTGTGCCCCGTCCTGCTACTGACTATGGTTATCCTTCCCTGCCATCCACGACCGTACATTCTACCCAGCCTGTTTATGGCAAAGGCAGCTCTGCTTCTGCCGCTCCTTCCGGCCGCGCCATTGGCGGCTATACGGGGCTGATTGTTGACTGCCGTGGTTTGGGGCTGAAGCCCGTCATGAGCCCGGTGATCAAGAACGCTGAGGGCACTCCCATCTATGGTTACAAGAATCTCGATTATGATAAGGTCATTTCCAATGGCATGGCTGGCTATACTACTGATATTGCCAGGGCTTCCCGTGCTGGCAGCAATCCGTTGGTTGTGCGTGCAGTGAGCCTTGATAACCACAATGGCAATCCTGTCCTTTCCGTGGCAGATGCCAATCGCGTTCTCATTGAGAACGGTGCCACCGGCTTCCTTGATACTGCCAGCGTTGTCTTCCTGCGCTGA
- a CDS encoding TMEM165/GDT1 family protein, giving the protein MEALLSSFGVVFLAEMGDKTQFLVMAFAAKYHWRPVLGGMFLGILAVHSLAVAAGNVVGSYLSPELMQGVAGAAFLLFGFWTLRAEDEDEEAHDSVHSPLWTVAAAFFVGEMGDKTQFAAMTMAAAYPSWQLVLLGAVLGMVLADLMGVICGAILHKKLPAKKLQILSGGIFLFFGAATLFQLAWTTF; this is encoded by the coding sequence GTGGAAGCATTGTTATCTTCTTTTGGGGTGGTGTTCCTGGCCGAGATGGGGGATAAGACCCAGTTTTTGGTGATGGCCTTTGCGGCCAAGTATCACTGGCGACCTGTACTTGGGGGAATGTTTTTGGGCATACTGGCTGTTCATTCCCTGGCGGTGGCAGCGGGTAATGTGGTGGGCAGTTACCTGAGCCCGGAGCTGATGCAGGGGGTGGCAGGAGCAGCTTTCCTCTTATTTGGCTTCTGGACTCTGCGGGCTGAGGATGAGGATGAAGAAGCTCACGACTCTGTGCACAGCCCCCTATGGACCGTGGCAGCAGCTTTCTTTGTGGGGGAGATGGGGGACAAGACCCAGTTTGCCGCTATGACCATGGCGGCGGCCTATCCCAGTTGGCAGCTGGTACTTCTGGGAGCTGTGCTGGGCATGGTGCTGGCTGATCTCATGGGGGTTATCTGTGGGGCTATTCTCCATAAGAAGCTTCCTGCCAAGAAGTTGCAGATTCTGTCTGGCGGCATCTTCCTTTTCTTTGGTGCAGCAACCCTGTTTCAGTTAGCATGGACAACCTTTTGA
- the ftsZ gene encoding cell division protein FtsZ, with amino-acid sequence MFELDDNGLDQLANIKVIGVGGGGSNAVNRMINLGLQGVEFIAVNTDAQALLKSLAPKRMQIGEKLTRGLGAGAQPEIGQKAAEESRDDILEALRGADMVFVTAGMGGGTGTGAAPVVAECAREIGALTVGVVTRPFSFEGMRRKRNAESGIATLKQHVDTIITIPNDRLLQVVDKKTSITQAFLEADDILRQGVKGISDLIAQPGLINLDFADVRSIMSNAGTALMGIGEATGENAAVEAAKNAIASPLLETTIDGARGVLINVTGAEENLSMYEVTEASNTIHEAVNGQANIIWGAAVDNTMGDTVKVTVVATGFDNPDEVGAPAPQQPAKPAVAPAAPVAPNLFGQQPAATPAQQPQQQPAAPVQEPVEPFIDIPVWMRKK; translated from the coding sequence ATGTTTGAGTTGGATGATAACGGCCTGGACCAGCTGGCCAACATTAAGGTAATAGGTGTAGGCGGTGGCGGCAGCAATGCTGTGAACCGCATGATTAATCTGGGACTTCAGGGCGTAGAGTTCATCGCCGTCAATACGGATGCTCAGGCGCTCTTGAAATCTTTGGCACCTAAGCGCATGCAGATTGGCGAGAAGCTGACCCGCGGCCTGGGAGCTGGCGCACAGCCCGAGATCGGTCAGAAAGCGGCCGAGGAGAGCCGTGATGATATCCTCGAGGCGCTGCGCGGCGCAGACATGGTTTTCGTCACCGCTGGTATGGGCGGCGGCACCGGCACAGGTGCTGCTCCTGTGGTAGCTGAATGTGCCCGGGAGATTGGTGCGCTGACTGTTGGTGTTGTGACCCGTCCCTTCAGCTTTGAGGGCATGCGCAGAAAGCGCAACGCTGAGTCCGGCATTGCAACTCTCAAGCAGCATGTGGACACCATCATCACCATTCCCAATGACCGTCTGCTGCAGGTGGTGGACAAGAAGACTTCCATCACCCAGGCTTTCCTGGAGGCAGATGATATCCTGCGCCAGGGCGTCAAGGGTATTTCTGACCTCATCGCTCAGCCGGGCCTTATCAATCTGGACTTTGCAGATGTGCGCTCCATCATGAGCAATGCAGGTACCGCTCTCATGGGTATCGGCGAGGCTACCGGTGAGAACGCTGCTGTGGAGGCAGCCAAGAACGCCATCGCTTCTCCTTTGCTGGAGACTACCATCGATGGCGCAAGAGGCGTGCTTATCAACGTCACCGGTGCCGAGGAGAACCTCAGCATGTACGAGGTCACCGAGGCTTCCAATACCATTCACGAGGCCGTCAACGGCCAGGCCAACATCATCTGGGGTGCCGCTGTGGATAACACTATGGGCGACACTGTCAAGGTCACTGTAGTTGCTACTGGCTTTGACAACCCGGACGAGGTGGGGGCTCCTGCCCCCCAGCAGCCGGCAAAGCCTGCTGTTGCTCCTGCTGCGCCTGTGGCACCTAATCTCTTTGGCCAGCAGCCTGCAGCAACCCCTGCTCAGCAGCCCCAGCAGCAGCCTGCAGCTCCTGTTCAGGAGCCGGTAGAGCCTTTTATTGACATTCCTGTGTGGATGCGCAAGAAGTAA
- a CDS encoding small basic family protein, which produces MILPILGLIAGFAIGYVFPVVIPLAYAKLFSVALLASLDSVFGGLRAALSGHFDNTVFISGFFTNALLAAFLVFVGDRLGIDLYYVALLTFGFRIFKNLAILRRHLLKKHGLERPHLPDE; this is translated from the coding sequence ATGATACTGCCTATATTGGGACTTATAGCAGGTTTTGCCATTGGCTATGTTTTCCCCGTGGTGATTCCCCTGGCTTATGCCAAGCTCTTTTCCGTGGCGCTCCTGGCTTCTCTTGATTCCGTCTTCGGCGGTCTCAGGGCTGCTCTTAGCGGCCATTTTGACAATACGGTCTTTATCAGCGGATTCTTCACCAATGCGCTGCTGGCGGCTTTCCTGGTCTTTGTGGGGGACCGCCTGGGCATAGACCTTTACTATGTGGCCCTGCTGACCTTTGGTTTCCGCATATTCAAGAATCTGGCGATACTGCGCCGCCACCTGTTGAAAAAGCACGGCCTTGAAAGGCCTCATTTGCCTGATGAGTGA
- a CDS encoding DUF881 domain-containing protein: MIKIRQGRWSIACVCMVLGFMVAVQLRTTADMKGSVSYQRIEEITERLLTTEQERDGLKEELSTLRKQKASEAGGTISEDIRLRAGLTPVVGEGVIVKLEDSSATAKAGENPNLYIIHDDDLLKVINELRAAGAEAISINGQRLVGTSEIRCAGPTLSVNNVRSAPPFEIRAIGESKSLENAIKMRGGVAETLKVWGIQLEVSTSQSVYIPAYKGSTSHTYAHETEEKEGETK; the protein is encoded by the coding sequence ATGATAAAAATCCGTCAGGGACGCTGGTCTATCGCCTGTGTCTGCATGGTGCTGGGCTTCATGGTAGCTGTGCAGCTGCGCACCACCGCTGACATGAAGGGCAGTGTTTCCTACCAGCGCATTGAGGAAATCACCGAAAGGCTTTTGACTACAGAGCAGGAGCGGGACGGGCTGAAAGAAGAACTTTCCACTTTGCGCAAGCAGAAGGCTTCTGAAGCCGGCGGCACCATCAGTGAGGATATACGTCTCAGGGCTGGCCTTACTCCCGTGGTGGGGGAGGGGGTCATCGTGAAGCTGGAGGACAGCAGCGCTACGGCTAAGGCGGGGGAGAACCCTAACCTCTACATCATCCATGATGATGATTTGCTGAAGGTCATCAATGAGCTTCGTGCCGCAGGGGCAGAGGCTATTTCTATCAATGGCCAGCGCCTGGTTGGCACTTCGGAAATCCGCTGTGCCGGGCCTACCCTGTCGGTGAACAATGTGCGCTCTGCTCCGCCCTTTGAAATCAGGGCCATTGGCGAGTCCAAGAGCCTGGAGAATGCCATCAAAATGCGGGGAGGCGTAGCAGAGACTCTGAAGGTCTGGGGCATCCAGCTGGAGGTTTCCACCAGCCAGTCTGTCTACATTCCCGCTTACAAAGGTTCTACTTCCCATACTTATGCCCATGAGACGGAGGAAAAGGAGGGGGAGACCAAATGA
- a CDS encoding FtsQ-type POTRA domain-containing protein, whose protein sequence is MADNIRVRRSPRRIFKGLLFLIVTCGLVALLVYSPIFTLQKLNVKGAVYLSEDEIAYIARVQKGQPLFNLETAEVTENLLKDLRIESATVKRNLPYSLDINIVERVPVATVASEYGYVDLDRQGKVIAAYRNLRHVPIPLITGVTVHDLYIGDDVRDANIRKVLSLLQELSPEALNQLSEVNAANPESLVAYTAKAVQIRLGNLDRLEEEVKLTEDFLQDQQTSPYAVEYVDFSYEVPVIRLKDVLVEEVHQEGKGI, encoded by the coding sequence ATGGCAGATAATATAAGAGTCAGGAGAAGTCCCAGGCGCATATTTAAGGGATTGTTGTTTCTGATTGTTACCTGTGGTCTGGTAGCCCTCCTGGTCTATTCGCCCATTTTCACTCTCCAGAAGCTGAATGTCAAAGGGGCGGTGTACCTCAGCGAGGACGAGATTGCCTACATTGCCCGGGTGCAGAAGGGGCAGCCGCTCTTCAATCTGGAGACCGCTGAGGTGACGGAGAACCTTTTGAAGGATTTGCGCATTGAATCGGCTACGGTGAAGCGGAACCTGCCTTATAGCCTGGATATCAATATCGTTGAGCGCGTGCCGGTGGCTACGGTGGCTTCAGAATACGGCTATGTGGATCTTGACAGGCAGGGGAAGGTCATTGCGGCTTATCGTAATCTGCGCCATGTGCCTATTCCCCTGATTACCGGGGTTACTGTCCATGACCTTTACATAGGGGATGATGTGCGTGATGCCAATATCAGGAAGGTGCTGTCCCTGCTGCAGGAGCTGAGCCCTGAGGCCCTTAATCAGCTTTCCGAAGTGAATGCAGCCAATCCTGAGTCGCTGGTGGCCTATACAGCCAAGGCAGTGCAGATACGCCTGGGCAATCTGGACAGGTTGGAGGAAGAAGTGAAGCTCACGGAAGATTTCCTCCAGGACCAGCAGACCAGCCCCTATGCCGTGGAGTATGTGGATTTCAGCTATGAGGTGCCTGTGATAAGGCTCAAGGATGTGCTGGTAGAAGAAGTGCATCAGGAAGGGAAGGGTATATGA
- a CDS encoding D-alanine--D-alanine ligase: MNQDKIVVVMGGTSTEAEVSRRTGTAILNALKSKGYNAEGMELVPKTFANDIQKTGCAIVFNALHGKFGEDGLLQGTLDMLGIPYTGSGVLAAAVTMDKAASKRVFVAEGISTPRSRTYYSYEMKRGLAAEIEAEFSLPMVVKAASQGSSIGVYIVESRDELKNALVQAFKYNDEVLVEEFIEGRELTVAVWGNEEEKEAFPIIEITTLTGRYDYDSKYTKGASSHIIPAPMSEEKTKEIQDLAIKTFTACGCKGVARVDMMLSKDEVPYVIEVNSVPGMTEVSLVPDAARAKGIEFPELCERMLEMAGFKIS, translated from the coding sequence ATGAATCAGGATAAGATAGTTGTAGTAATGGGCGGCACTTCCACGGAGGCCGAGGTTTCCCGCCGTACCGGCACGGCCATTTTGAACGCCTTGAAGTCCAAGGGATATAATGCCGAAGGCATGGAACTGGTACCCAAAACCTTTGCCAACGATATCCAGAAGACGGGCTGTGCCATTGTCTTCAATGCCCTCCACGGCAAGTTCGGCGAGGACGGCCTGTTGCAGGGCACCCTTGATATGCTGGGCATTCCCTACACCGGCTCCGGGGTGCTGGCTGCGGCTGTCACCATGGACAAGGCCGCTTCCAAGCGGGTCTTCGTGGCTGAGGGAATTTCCACTCCCCGCTCCCGCACTTACTACAGCTATGAGATGAAGCGGGGCCTGGCTGCCGAGATTGAAGCAGAGTTCTCTCTGCCCATGGTGGTGAAGGCTGCTTCCCAGGGCTCCAGCATCGGCGTCTATATCGTGGAGAGCCGCGATGAATTGAAGAACGCATTGGTGCAGGCTTTCAAGTACAACGACGAAGTGCTGGTGGAGGAGTTCATTGAGGGCCGGGAGCTGACGGTGGCTGTATGGGGCAACGAGGAAGAGAAGGAAGCCTTCCCCATCATCGAGATCACTACCCTTACGGGGCGTTATGACTACGACAGCAAGTACACCAAGGGCGCTTCTTCTCACATCATTCCTGCGCCCATGAGCGAGGAAAAGACCAAGGAGATTCAGGACCTGGCCATCAAGACCTTCACCGCCTGCGGCTGCAAGGGCGTGGCCCGGGTGGACATGATGCTGTCCAAAGACGAGGTGCCTTATGTCATCGAGGTCAATTCCGTGCCGGGCATGACGGAGGTTTCCCTGGTGCCGGATGCAGCAAGGGCCAAGGGCATCGAGTTCCCGGAGCTCTGCGAGCGGATGCTGGAGATGGCTGGGTTCAAGATTTCTTAA
- the murC gene encoding UDP-N-acetylmuramate--L-alanine ligase, which translates to MKQLKELKDIKKIHFVGIGGAGMSPLAKVMCELGYEVTGSDRDNSGVIENLVRLGAKVTLGGQKAENVRGADAIVVSSAIPHDNPEVLAAKDLHITRLHRSDINAALVNEYKGIAVAGAHGKTTTSAMLGVTLDRAGISPTVIVGGEVPDLGTNAKLGQGDYLVSEADESDGSFLKLHPHIAVVTNVEDDHMDHYGTMENIIKAFTQFLENVDKETGYAVLCFENENLRNIAKNLDRKVISYAIEEKADYNAKNITTGGRGIAFDVFKDGEKLGHVELNIPGRHNVLDAMACIVTGLSVGVSFEKMAEGLANFHGAKRRFQTKGRERGVWVVDDYAHHPTEIAATLKAAKETSPQRLICVFQPHRYSRTQLLHEEFGGAFVSADKLVLTDIYGAGEAPIPGIDGRTVLEEVLRQSGQDVTYVPEREKLAEFLSKEVKEGDLVITMGAGDIYKTSEELVEMLKK; encoded by the coding sequence ATGAAGCAGCTCAAGGAGCTTAAAGATATCAAAAAAATTCATTTCGTAGGCATTGGGGGCGCTGGCATGAGTCCTCTGGCCAAAGTCATGTGCGAGCTGGGCTATGAGGTCACCGGCTCTGACAGGGATAACAGCGGCGTCATTGAGAATCTGGTCAGGCTGGGCGCCAAAGTCACTCTTGGTGGCCAGAAGGCGGAGAATGTTCGCGGCGCTGATGCCATCGTGGTTTCCTCCGCTATTCCTCACGACAATCCGGAGGTGCTGGCAGCCAAGGATCTGCACATCACCCGCCTGCACCGCTCCGATATCAATGCGGCTCTGGTAAACGAATACAAGGGCATTGCTGTGGCAGGTGCCCACGGCAAGACCACTACTTCCGCCATGCTGGGGGTGACCCTGGACAGGGCTGGGATTTCCCCTACGGTCATAGTAGGCGGCGAGGTGCCTGACCTGGGTACCAATGCCAAGCTGGGCCAGGGGGATTATCTGGTGTCCGAGGCTGACGAGAGCGATGGCTCCTTCCTGAAGCTCCATCCCCATATCGCCGTGGTCACCAATGTGGAAGATGACCACATGGACCACTATGGCACCATGGAGAACATCATCAAGGCCTTCACCCAGTTCCTGGAGAATGTGGACAAGGAAACGGGCTATGCTGTGCTCTGCTTCGAGAACGAGAATCTGCGCAATATCGCCAAGAACCTTGACCGCAAGGTGATTTCCTACGCCATCGAGGAGAAGGCTGACTACAACGCTAAAAACATCACCACCGGCGGCAGGGGCATTGCCTTTGATGTGTTCAAGGACGGGGAGAAGCTGGGCCATGTGGAGCTGAATATTCCGGGCCGCCACAATGTGCTTGATGCCATGGCCTGCATCGTCACGGGCCTTTCTGTGGGAGTTTCCTTTGAAAAGATGGCCGAGGGCCTGGCTAACTTCCACGGGGCCAAGCGCCGTTTCCAGACCAAGGGCCGGGAGCGGGGAGTCTGGGTGGTGGATGACTATGCCCACCATCCCACGGAGATTGCAGCTACATTGAAGGCTGCCAAGGAGACCAGCCCCCAGCGCCTGATCTGCGTGTTCCAGCCCCACCGCTACAGCCGCACCCAGCTCTTGCATGAGGAGTTCGGCGGGGCGTTCGTTTCCGCTGACAAGCTGGTGCTGACGGACATTTACGGGGCAGGGGAAGCACCAATTCCGGGCATTGACGGGCGTACGGTGCTGGAGGAAGTGCTGCGCCAGTCAGGCCAGGATGTGACCTATGTGCCTGAGCGCGAGAAGCTGGCAGAGTTCCTGTCCAAAGAAGTAAAAGAAGGCGACCTGGTGATTACTATGGGCGCAGGGGATATATACAAGACCAGTGAAGAGCTGGTTGAAATGCTGAAGAAGTAA
- the murG gene encoding undecaprenyldiphospho-muramoylpentapeptide beta-N-acetylglucosaminyltransferase: MRIIVSGGGTGGHIYPAITIINTIREKCPEAEFLYVGTPHGLEADIVPKEGLPFATVDLQGFERRLTPRNLLRAGRAMAAVAKAAKIVRDFRPDVVIGTGGYVCGPILMAASLKHIPTMVQEQNVLPGITNKLLSRFVSRIAVGSEAALPYFPSEKTVYTGNPIRRAVMEAEREEGAKAFGFDPGKKTVLISGGSRGARAINRAMIEVLVKAAENPQVQMLHATGAKEYDDVISRLKEAGLAKLPEHIKVVPYLYNMPQAQAMADLAVFRAGATGLSELTARGIPSILVPYPYAAENHQEFNARALEKKGAARVILNKDLTAETLGAALEELLADEEGLKAMSEASRKLGKPEAAEEIADMVLTLAQNS, translated from the coding sequence TTGCGGATTATTGTTTCGGGGGGCGGCACGGGGGGCCATATCTACCCGGCCATCACCATCATCAATACCATCAGGGAAAAGTGCCCGGAGGCGGAGTTCCTTTATGTGGGGACTCCTCATGGGCTGGAGGCGGATATTGTGCCCAAGGAGGGGCTGCCCTTTGCCACTGTGGACCTGCAGGGCTTTGAGCGCCGCCTGACTCCCAGGAATCTCCTGCGGGCAGGCAGGGCCATGGCGGCGGTGGCGAAGGCTGCCAAAATCGTGCGGGACTTCAGGCCCGATGTGGTGATTGGCACCGGGGGGTACGTCTGCGGGCCTATCCTCATGGCGGCCAGTCTCAAGCATATCCCCACCATGGTGCAGGAGCAGAATGTGCTGCCGGGGATTACCAACAAGCTGCTCTCCCGCTTTGTGAGCCGCATTGCGGTGGGCTCCGAGGCGGCCCTGCCTTATTTCCCCTCAGAGAAGACCGTTTATACGGGCAACCCCATCCGCCGGGCGGTGATGGAGGCTGAACGTGAAGAGGGGGCCAAGGCTTTCGGCTTTGATCCAGGGAAAAAGACGGTGCTCATTTCCGGGGGCAGCCGGGGGGCGCGGGCTATCAACAGGGCCATGATTGAGGTGCTGGTGAAGGCAGCGGAGAATCCCCAGGTGCAGATGCTCCATGCCACCGGGGCCAAGGAGTACGATGATGTGATAAGCCGCCTGAAGGAAGCGGGGCTTGCCAAACTGCCGGAGCATATCAAGGTGGTTCCTTACCTTTACAATATGCCCCAGGCTCAGGCTATGGCGGATCTGGCGGTGTTCAGGGCCGGGGCTACGGGGCTGTCGGAGCTGACAGCCCGGGGGATTCCCTCCATCCTGGTGCCTTACCCCTATGCGGCGGAGAATCATCAGGAGTTCAACGCCCGGGCACTGGAGAAGAAGGGAGCGGCCAGGGTGATCCTCAACAAGGATCTGACTGCCGAGACTCTGGGGGCGGCTCTGGAGGAGCTGCTGGCTGATGAGGAAGGGCTCAAAGCCATGTCAGAAGCCAGCCGCAAGTTGGGAAAGCCGGAGGCCGCAGAGGAGATTGCCGATATGGTGTTGACTTTGGCGCAGAATAGCTAA
- the murD gene encoding UDP-N-acetylmuramoyl-L-alanine--D-glutamate ligase: MELELAGKKVLVIGAGISGFAAAKVAKRFGAEVTLSDAKQEADLKYDFAELRTLGVELAFGPQQEEMLAGVDMVIVSPAVPVRVPIIKAAYDKGIRVLSEVEMAYELAQSPFASVTGTNGKTTTVTLLGELLAAHFPAGKTGVGGNIGIPLVEEALRVGEGGAIAAEISSYQMEATEDFHPHVAAVLNVTPDHIVRHGSMEVYQAMKERMFAQQTAEDFLVLNYDDSHTRGMAERAHGKVCYFSRKEELQEGAYVRQADNRLVIIWAGNVHELCTVEELGIKGGHNVENALAAAASAFLMGATVEEMVPVLKAFKGVEHRIEPVRELDGVAYYNDSKATNTDSAIKALETFPGHIILLAGGDDKLTDLTEFMGLVKERCDELILLGAAAERFQEEAIKNGYPKEHIHMVGFSMEEAVATAHKLAKAPQVVLLSPACASFDMYEGFEARGRDFKRLVNDLR; this comes from the coding sequence ATGGAGCTGGAGTTAGCAGGGAAAAAGGTACTGGTCATCGGTGCAGGCATCAGCGGCTTTGCCGCTGCCAAGGTTGCTAAGCGGTTTGGTGCTGAGGTCACTTTGAGTGATGCCAAGCAGGAAGCTGACCTGAAGTACGATTTTGCAGAGCTTAGGACGCTGGGCGTAGAGCTGGCTTTCGGTCCCCAGCAGGAGGAGATGCTGGCCGGGGTGGATATGGTCATCGTGTCCCCGGCTGTGCCCGTGCGGGTGCCTATTATCAAGGCTGCCTATGACAAGGGCATCAGGGTGCTTTCTGAGGTGGAGATGGCCTATGAACTTGCCCAATCTCCTTTTGCTTCTGTTACCGGTACCAATGGCAAGACCACCACGGTTACCCTGCTGGGTGAGCTGCTGGCTGCCCATTTCCCTGCTGGCAAGACCGGCGTAGGCGGCAATATTGGCATTCCCTTGGTGGAAGAAGCCTTGCGGGTAGGGGAGGGCGGTGCCATCGCTGCTGAGATTTCCAGCTACCAGATGGAGGCCACCGAGGACTTCCATCCCCATGTGGCGGCGGTGCTGAATGTCACGCCCGACCACATTGTGCGCCACGGCTCCATGGAGGTCTATCAGGCCATGAAGGAGCGCATGTTTGCCCAGCAGACGGCTGAGGACTTTTTGGTGCTGAATTACGATGACAGCCACACCCGTGGCATGGCAGAGCGTGCCCATGGCAAGGTCTGTTATTTCAGCCGCAAAGAGGAACTGCAGGAGGGCGCTTATGTGCGCCAGGCTGACAACCGTCTGGTTATCATTTGGGCTGGCAATGTCCATGAGCTTTGCACTGTGGAGGAGCTGGGCATCAAGGGCGGCCACAATGTGGAAAATGCCCTGGCAGCGGCTGCTTCTGCTTTCCTGATGGGAGCCACGGTGGAGGAAATGGTGCCGGTGCTGAAAGCCTTCAAGGGGGTGGAGCACCGCATCGAGCCGGTGCGGGAGCTGGATGGGGTGGCCTATTACAATGACTCAAAGGCCACCAATACGGATTCTGCCATCAAGGCGCTGGAGACTTTCCCGGGGCATATCATCCTGCTGGCTGGCGGTGATGACAAGCTGACTGACCTGACGGAGTTCATGGGGCTGGTGAAGGAGCGCTGCGACGAGCTGATTCTCTTGGGAGCTGCCGCTGAGCGTTTTCAGGAAGAAGCCATCAAGAACGGTTATCCTAAGGAGCATATCCACATGGTGGGCTTCAGCATGGAGGAAGCCGTGGCCACGGCGCACAAGCTGGCCAAGGCACCCCAGGTGGTGCTGCTTTCTCCTGCCTGCGCCAGCTTCGATATGTACGAAGGGTTCGAGGCCCGGGGCAGGGATTTCAAGAGACTGGTGAATGACTTGCGCTAA